Genomic window (Lynx canadensis isolate LIC74 chromosome A1, mLynCan4.pri.v2, whole genome shotgun sequence):
GCCTACGCGGGGCCGGAGGCCGCGGCGCCCGCCCTCCCGGAGCTGCGCGCCGAGCTGGGCCCCGCGCCCTCGCCCGCCAAGTGTGCGCCTGCCTTCGCGGGAGCCCCCGCCTTCTATCCGCGTGCCTATGGCGACCCCGACCCTGCCAAGGATCCTCGAGCAGATAAGAAAGGTGAGAAGGAAACACAagcccctgctccctcctgggGTCACTTTTGTGTCCCCAGCCGCCACCTAGAAACTCTGGCCTGGGTGGAGGAGACGCGAGTGCTTGGGCGGAGGGCCGAACGCAGGGGGTTCTGATCCTGAGAGACAAGGTCGTCGCCAGGGCCCCTGAGCCCCGCATCCAATCGGAGGTTTAAAGAAATGCTGGATTGAGATGATCAGAAACAAgagacaaaagaatatatatatatatatatatatatatatatatatatatatttatttatttatttattttggcctaACAAAGCCCCAGGAGGCAGCAGCCTCACTCAACGAAGTTAGCTATCGGTTTGTGGCacacagaacagagaaagagatattCTGTGTTAGGATTGTTGGcgttgttttttaaatctcttctggATTTTTAAAGGTCTTTTCAGAACCTGCCAAAAAACACCTAAACACAAGTTAAAATTCTGCACAACAGACATAATTTTGCTGCTCACAACTGGAGAAAGGTCCAGGACCTTCTATAGCCCACCGGTAACCCGAGTTTGTGGGGTTTTTCCTCCTTTGTGCCAGGACAGTGGAATCTTTGGGAACAAAGGCCTGAGTTTAAAATGAGATACTGCCGGACCCTCAAGAATCTGATTAGCAGCTTTATTTTCTGGCACAACTTCCCCAGGCGACCAGGGCCCAGGGGTTCTCTCCTGGAAAAAGTTAGGAAATGCCGCGCGGTAAAGTCGCGAGGCAATGGAGGAGATGACTGAGGAAGGTGGCCGCATCGCTCCGAATGCCATCCCAGGAtcggggagaggggagaggatggCCCTGGAGCAGAAAGGGAAACGCTGGGGAGACTTTGTTCCAACACAGGGTCAGGGCGAATCCGAGGTGGCAGGGGGCGCCGGGCGAAGGGCCGCCATGAACAGAGAAGGGATCTTTCTGGCCTAGAGAGGTTTGTCTAGGAGCAAAGGGAAGGCCTGGAGACAGCCGCTGGCGGGTCAATTCCATTGACCGCTACCAATTCGACTCCAACTCGAGTAGGCGGGCCGGGCAGGTTCCAAGGCTGCCTGCCCACCCGCGGTTTCTTGGGCGCGGGACAAGTCCCGTGGCGGCTTCGACCAGCAAACCAACACCTTTTCCCCTTCACTTTCTTCGGGGTTCTGTAATTTTGAGACAGTGTGACCGATTCTGGGGTGAGGCCTTGGTTCCCTTCACTCAAATTCTCAAGCCAGAGTAGCCTTAATCTAATTCGCCCCAGGGCATCACccggttttattttctttgcagcCTGAAATCTTAAGTCACAGTCCGTCTCCCTCACTAGAAtgtgaatccccccccccccaggacaaGGACCTCTGGTGTTTTGCTCTCCAGTGCCGAGAGccatgcctggcatatagtaagcgtTCAACAAATGCTAACTGGGGGTCGGAAAGCGAGCTGTCGGTGGCGCCCAGTGCACGCGGCAGAGGAGACGCAGCCAAGCTGGGCGCTCCAGGCAGGTTGGGGGTGGCACCCGCTAGGGCTAATTACCTCGCAGGCGCTTCGCGGATCGGGCCGCTCCGACCTGACCCGGCGTCCTTCTGCCCCTTTGTTTCCCCGCAGAGCTGTGCTCGCTGCAGAAGGCGGTGGAGCTGGAGAAGCCGGAGGCCGACGGCTCCGAACGACCCAGGGCGCGGCGGCGGAGGAAGCCGCGCGTGCTCTTCTCACAGGCGCAGGTCTACGAGCTGGAGCGGCGCTTCAAGCAGCAGCGGTACCTGTCCGCGCCTGAGCGCGACCAGCTGGCCAGCGTGCTGAAGCTCACGTCCACGCAGGTCAAAATCTGGTTCCAGAACCGGCGCTACAAATGCAAGCGGCAGCGGCAGGACCAGACTCTGGAGCTGGTGGGgctgcccccgccgccgccgccgccggcccgcAGGATCGCGGTGCCCGTGCTGGTGCGCGATGGCAAGCCGTGCCTAGGGGACTCGGCGCCCTACGCGCCGGCTTACGGCGTGGGCCTCAACGCCTACGGCTATAACGCCTACCCCGCCTACCCGGGTTACGGTAGCGCGGCCTGCAACCCTGGCTACAGCTGCGCCGCTGCTTACCCGGCCGGGCCGCCCCCGGCGCAGTCGGCCACGGCCGCCACCAACAACAACTTCGTGAACTTCAGCGTCGGGGACTTGAACGCGGTGCAGAGCCCCGGGATTCCGCAGGGCAACTCGGGAGTGTCCACGCTGCACGGTATCCGAGCCTGGTAGGGAAGGGCCCTACCTGGGGAGCCCCGACCGATCCCATCTCTAAAGAGGGACACGGACTCTCGGGGGAGGGAGGACCCCCTGACGTGTCTCCGAGTCCCTTGGATTTCACGTTCACTCCCGCAGGGGCCTAGGAGCTTTTTCGGCCCTATGCCCCTTTGTCCCCATGCTCGGGAGAGTTTGTGGCCGCGTTTACAGAGCTTGCGGAGAACGATCCCGCAACCTGGTGCCTCAGCCGTCGTCCCCTGAGTGCCCTCTAAACGGCCACGGGCACCCCCAACCGGCTGAACACGGGCCAGTTGGGACTGGGAGCCCGGGTGCACCTTTCTTCGAGCCTGGGCCCGGCGCCCGGGCCCTTGCTGCCTTGCCGCCGCCCACCCACCCGTATTTATGTTTTTACCTGTTGTTGTAAGAAATGAGAATTCCCTTCTCATTAAAGAGAGTGCGCTGATCCGCATGTGTGCTTCTTTCGGCTTGCGGCGCCCGAGAAACTGACTTTtgaagggattttttaaaatatttatttatgtttgagagagaaggcGCGCGTGCccgcagaggaggggcagagagagacggggcgggtggggggggggtgcgcagaggatccgaagggggctccGCGCTGACTCCAGAGAGTCGGCGCCGACCGTGGGCttccaaccgtgagatcatgacctaagcaaagtccgaggctcaaccgactgagctacccgccccgccccccaaacTGAATTTTAGAAAGCAGAGCGTGCGTCCCGTCTGGTTTAGAGTCGCAGGTATAGGCATTCACTGAGCaaattgatgatgatgatgatgatgatgatgatgataaacaACTCATGCTGGGTCCTTTGTTAGATACTTCCTGGCATCGTCTGGTGTAATCTTCAATAATGCCCAAAAAGGAGGTCCGATTTTAAAGTTGGGCAGCTCCTTGAGAGGTCTAATGACTTGCCTGTGAGTAAACAGCCAGTTGTGGTAGAGGTTCTACTCCAGGTCTCACTTCACAGAGGGCCCTTGCCAGAACTCCCAACCTTACCTCCTTGAACCCTACCAGTCCGGCACAACTGAGGGGCTGGGCATTAAATGGAGAGCAAAGGGACCTGGGTCCTAGGCAGTTGGAGCACACCATAATTCATCCTGCTTGAAAGAACACCTTAGTCCATTTTACAGTCCCGTTTCTAGATGGGAAAACCTAGAATCGAAAAGCGCTTGTCAAGCTTCCCTGAACTCCCCAGCCCCGCCAGGAAGAGGGCCTGTGACCCGTGGCCCCAGCCTCACCAGCTGGTAGGCTCCACGGAGAGGTGTCCTGTCCACCTCGCTCACTCCAGCTGTGGCTATGCCACAAGAATTCACAGGGTCAGGGAACCTCCCACCCAAACCCCACTGCCGTCCTCTCTTCTCCGCATTTAACGAATTTTGCTATAGTCGTGACCTGTGAATGCTACCGGCcaggttttacagatgagaaacaggCTGGGGGGAATTAAGCTAAAAACCTGCTCACTGTGAGACTTGTTCGCTGCACGCCTTGGTTTCTTCgtctgtaaaatgtggatgacAAGAATACCTTGCTCTGAGCCCAGCTCCTACCAGTGCGTCTCTTCTGATTCCAGCCTCCAGGGTTGGAGGAACTAACTGCGCTTCTTAAATAGGATGaaagggtggggggcggggaggagtcCGAGCTTTGACTTCTAGTGGAATATAGGTTTTTCTGAGATTTCCCCCCAGAAATCGCTGGGCTGGCCTCGTGGGGCTTAAGGCATTTGGCGTAGAACTCCTGGTCGCAGCCAAAATATTGCTTGCAGCCTTCAGGGACCCAACGCGACTCATGTGCCCTAGCGCCGGGAAGAGTCGCCGCCAAGCCAACCAGGAGCCCTCCTGCTGACGTGCTGGGGCCCATGCAGCACTGCCAATGCCTGTCCTGTCGTCTCTTTGGGTAAGTGTTGCCCTCAGACCCGCCACACCCTGCCAGTGGAAGACGGGAAGATGCCAAGAGGTTCCAAAAGCTACCGCTTTCTGGGAGCCGTGCGAGGTGCTGAGCTGGATGCCACGGGGAGCACACAATCCATCATCGCAGGGTTCTGCACTTGGCTTTGTGAAGAAGGGGAAACGGCTGAGCTCAGGGCTTGGCTTTGGGCCCCCGGATTTATTCCCTCTGCTCTAAGGTCCAAGCGAGGCTGGCCAGCGCCACGGGGAAGAGGATGTGTTCAGTTCAGTCCCAGCGTTCCTTGCTCTGGGCCTATGACTCTGCTTTGTGCCTTTACCTCCAGCGTGTTGGGCGGTCCCTATCCCTCTCAGTGATGCATGCCTTGGTCCCATCTCCTAGAGGGGCACACTGAGGCTCCGCCAGGCCACCAGACCAGCTCTGAAGCCTGATGGCACTCTCCTACCATGCATACCCGGCCCACAGGCGGCCTAACTCACACACTCACGAAAATTCTTCTATCTGGAATTCATGCATGTTTGAGCTCTTAATCAGATCAGCGTATTTGCCCACAACCTCCTGGGGTCCTACACATTCATTGGCCTTTTTCATCTTACACAGGTCTACGGTAACATTAGAGAGAATATTTCTTTCAGTTAACATTATACAgtgaggatttttcttttttaaaattaattagtttaagtaaactctaccccaacctggggtttgaactcaccacgGTAGATCAAAAGTCCATGTCCTGcggactgagccagctaggcacccctagTGAGGATTTTTCTATGATGACTCTCTGTCCTGTCCCTCCAGGGACCAGCTGAGTGACTGCAATGTCTGTCACAAACGGATAACAATACCTGGCTGGCACTGGGCTTGTCAATTGCCGGGACTCCCGactaaataaatgctttataGGAGTTCTCTAATCCATCTTAATTTGCAAACGATGAAACTGAGGGCCTGAGGTTACGGTAATGGTCAAGGTCATACATTTCCCCAGCGTGGAGCTGGGAAACCCATCAGGCTTGTACTGAGTGGCAGCGGGGGTTCCAGGGTGAAGAAACACGAGCCTGCCACGTTAGGTGGCTCTCTTCCAGAAAGGTGCAGCGGGACCCTGCTTCTGGCCAAGTCACTGAGCCGACCCCACTCTCTCACCAGGACGGTGAAGAGTCTCAGGCTTCATATTCAGGCTCGTTATGCGGTAAACTGTAGTGCGTGGAGTTCAGGGAAGCGCCGGCCGAGGGTGTCGGATCCGGAAGCCAGGGGGCGGGGACCCGCAGGGTCAGAAGTATCCTAAACGCCCGCGTTTACACAGGGATCCCTTCCCAAATTAAATCCGTagcgtttgttttgtttttcaagtattACACAAACGACGCGCGCAGCGAGAAAATTGAACCAGGacagaaaattaagaaacagatgaGAAGTGCGGGCCACCTCCGAGGTGGCAAAGTGCTCAGGGATTGGGGTGGCGCAGGCAGGTTCCGCATTCCGGAACACCAGGGGAAGCACACGGGGGACtagttatatttaataattttttaaaaaatcaaagaaggaCACCCCggttaaaaaaacaatgagagagggggcacctgggtggctcagtcggttaaacgttgtacttcggctcaggtcatgatctcaccgttcgcgggtttgagccccacgtcgcgctgtgtgctgacagctcggagcgtggaacctgcttcggattctatgtctccctcgctctctgcccctccccgctcacgctctttcaaatataaataaatattttaaaaagttaaagcaaacaaaacaatgagAGCTACAAGGTGATATAGGAAAAGAGCTGGCTTCCGGGGCTCGGATGGAGTGGTAACCACAGAGGGGCGCCGCCCCGGCGCAGGCTGGCAGAGGAGACGCACGGCTGGGGTCTCACTCGGAAAGAGGCCAGACTACACCGCCCTTCCCAGTGAAGCCGCACTCTGCCCGGAGGTCCTCTGGCCTCCTTGCGTTATTCCCAGCTAACAGATAAAGCTTTTGCCAAATCAGAATAGctcctgttttcttattttgtacaGACACCTCTTAAATCAACACCATGCTGTGTATCTCAATACCTGTCTTGAAAAGGAGGCACAGAACCCGCAGGGATCGCTGCAGACCCCGGACCCTGGCAACAGCCAGGAACCCTACCCCGCCCCTTGCCTCCTCTGGGACGTCTTTCAAACTCAGGACTCAGGCTCAAGGCCCTGTACGGGAGGCGCAGTCCCAGGTCTTGCCTACTTGCCCCTCACGCTGGGCTCCTGGAAAAGGGGGCCCGTGGCTtgggtttcatttatttatcactgTTGGCACAATACCacctgccaggcactgtcctgagCTCTTTACAAAATGGACCCATCTAATCCTCTTTCACACGTCTGAGTTCTTCTGCTGAGGAAATAGATGAAAAATCATTCTTAGGTTCAGAGAGGAGGagtaactcacccaaggtcacacagctggtcagtgCCAGAgcttggttaaaaaacaaaacaaaacaaaacaaaaacctagggAGGCTGGTTCTGAAACCTGAGCGCACagcatcctcccacccccagttcAAAGAGTGGGCAACAAGGGGgcgcctaggcggctcagtccgtgaaacctccgactttggctcaggtc
Coding sequences:
- the NKX2-5 gene encoding homeobox protein Nkx-2.5, encoding MFPSPALTPTPFSVKDILNLEQQQRSLAAGELSARLEATLAPASCMLAAFKPEAYAGPEAAAPALPELRAELGPAPSPAKCAPAFAGAPAFYPRAYGDPDPAKDPRADKKELCSLQKAVELEKPEADGSERPRARRRRKPRVLFSQAQVYELERRFKQQRYLSAPERDQLASVLKLTSTQVKIWFQNRRYKCKRQRQDQTLELVGLPPPPPPPARRIAVPVLVRDGKPCLGDSAPYAPAYGVGLNAYGYNAYPAYPGYGSAACNPGYSCAAAYPAGPPPAQSATAATNNNFVNFSVGDLNAVQSPGIPQGNSGVSTLHGIRAW